From a single Methylosinus sp. H3A genomic region:
- the frr gene encoding ribosome recycling factor, translating into MAQTFDLPELKRRMQGTLATLKHELGGLRTGRASASLLEPIHVEAYGQPTPLNQVATISVPESRMLAVQVWDKGLVGAVDKAIRDSNLGLSPTIEGQVLRIRTPELNEQRRKELVKVAHKYAEDARVSVRHVRRDGLDILKRLLKDHALPEDDAKRHEIEAQKATDEAVRDIDAALAQKEKEIMQV; encoded by the coding sequence ATGGCTCAGACTTTCGATCTGCCCGAACTGAAGCGCCGCATGCAGGGCACGCTGGCGACGCTAAAGCACGAGCTCGGCGGGCTTCGCACCGGGCGCGCCTCGGCGAGCCTGCTGGAGCCGATTCACGTCGAGGCCTATGGCCAGCCGACGCCGCTCAACCAGGTCGCCACGATCAGCGTGCCGGAGTCACGCATGCTGGCCGTGCAGGTGTGGGACAAGGGGCTCGTCGGCGCCGTCGACAAGGCGATTCGCGATTCGAATCTGGGGCTCTCGCCGACGATCGAGGGCCAGGTGCTGCGCATTCGCACGCCGGAGCTCAATGAGCAGCGCCGCAAGGAGCTGGTGAAGGTCGCGCACAAATATGCCGAGGACGCGCGCGTTTCCGTGCGTCATGTGCGGCGCGACGGCCTCGACATATTGAAGAGGCTGCTCAAGGATCACGCTCTGCCGGAGGACGACGCCAAGCGCCACGAGATCGAGGCGCAGAAGGCGACCGACGAGGCGGTGCGCGACATCGATGCGGCGCTCGCGCAAAAAGAAAAAGAAATCATGCAGGTTTGA
- a CDS encoding glycosyltransferase family 1 protein yields the protein MTSGALSRPVVYDVTRLVTRALNPTPNGIDRVDFALARHFLTAAGKGSVALACAALGPRLASAEEALRTLVDIETYWNEFLDPREDAVFEELVAALDREPAHGGATRVKRRGWGAVPENWRAMRRWAFRIGRPASEAPPGAIYVNASQFPVDKDWHLRWLDARPDVKPVFFVHDLLPLETPEFFRPAERDKHRAAMGNIARRAAGVVVGSQAVARRVADFAHRQGRGDLPVCLAGLPAAPVFETKAAVDPRLADKTYFVLCGTIEPRKNHLLLLNVWRELAEREGHATPKLVIVGKRGWHNENVLDMLERCAALRPHVVEVSGLSTPALRALLAGARAALAPSFAEGFGLPVAEAAACGAPIIASDIETFREIAGEALDYVDPLDGPGWRDAILAYREADSPRRLEGLRRLAQFPRRDAPSFFRAIDAFVGGL from the coding sequence ATGACATCGGGCGCGCTGTCGCGGCCCGTCGTCTATGACGTGACGCGTCTCGTGACGCGCGCGCTCAATCCGACGCCCAATGGCATAGACAGGGTCGATTTCGCGCTGGCGCGGCATTTTCTCACGGCGGCGGGGAAGGGGAGCGTCGCGCTCGCCTGCGCGGCGCTGGGGCCGCGGCTCGCCTCGGCGGAAGAGGCGCTGCGCACGCTCGTCGACATCGAGACCTATTGGAACGAATTTCTCGATCCGCGCGAGGATGCGGTGTTCGAGGAACTCGTCGCTGCGCTCGATCGAGAGCCCGCCCATGGCGGCGCGACGCGGGTGAAGCGGCGGGGATGGGGCGCCGTCCCCGAGAATTGGCGCGCCATGCGCCGCTGGGCCTTTCGCATCGGCCGTCCGGCGTCCGAGGCGCCGCCGGGGGCGATCTATGTCAACGCCAGCCAATTTCCGGTCGACAAGGATTGGCATTTGCGCTGGCTCGACGCGCGGCCGGATGTGAAGCCCGTCTTCTTCGTCCACGATCTGCTGCCGCTCGAGACGCCGGAGTTTTTTCGCCCGGCCGAGCGCGACAAGCATCGCGCCGCAATGGGCAATATCGCGCGCCGCGCCGCCGGCGTCGTCGTCGGCTCACAGGCGGTCGCGCGCCGCGTCGCGGATTTCGCGCATCGGCAGGGCAGGGGCGACCTGCCCGTTTGTCTCGCCGGCCTGCCGGCCGCCCCCGTCTTCGAGACGAAAGCCGCTGTCGATCCGCGCCTTGCCGACAAAACCTATTTCGTCCTTTGCGGGACCATCGAGCCACGCAAGAATCACCTGCTGCTGCTCAATGTCTGGCGCGAGCTGGCCGAGCGGGAGGGGCACGCGACGCCCAAGCTCGTCATCGTGGGCAAGCGCGGCTGGCACAATGAGAATGTGCTCGACATGCTGGAGCGCTGCGCGGCGCTGCGGCCGCATGTGGTCGAGGTCTCCGGCCTGTCGACGCCGGCCTTGCGCGCTCTGCTCGCCGGCGCGCGGGCCGCGCTCGCGCCGTCCTTCGCGGAAGGATTCGGCCTGCCGGTGGCCGAGGCCGCGGCCTGCGGCGCGCCGATCATCGCCTCCGACATAGAGACCTTTCGCGAGATCGCGGGCGAGGCGCTCGATTATGTCGATCCGCTCGACGGGCCGGGCTGGCGCGACGCGATCCTCGCCTATCGCGAGGCCGATTCGCCGCGCCGGCTGGAGGGGCTGCGCCGCCTCGCGCAGTTTCCGCGTCGCGACGCGCCGTCATTCTTCCGCGCGATCGACGCATTCGTCGGCGGTTTATGA
- a CDS encoding polysaccharide biosynthesis/export family protein, with product MSAGTPTESQPETPFALVEIDTQVTAALAKRGAPGLRGSFGDYRPPATQPIGVGDTLQITLWEAASGGLFSSPAMDRGSPGSRSAAIPDQTVGRDGSVTVPYAGRIQVAGRTQQDVEAVIVERLRGKAIEPQALVNVSRNISNTATVTGEVTQGARVPLTLRGDRVMDVIAQAGGFRSPVHETFISLTRGDRTARAPIQALLANPRENIFVRPGDVLTVERTPQTFTVAGATGANAVVPFDARGITLEEAIGKAGGLTDQRADPGGLFVLRYEQSAVIADYPTVSPLLAAQRLVPVAYHLDMRNPAALFTARRFAMRDKDILFVSNAPLTEVGKAFQLISMLTQPAIQGAAVGMAVK from the coding sequence ATGAGCGCCGGCACGCCGACCGAATCGCAGCCGGAGACGCCTTTCGCCCTCGTCGAGATCGACACGCAAGTGACGGCGGCGCTGGCCAAGCGAGGGGCGCCGGGCCTGCGCGGCTCCTTCGGCGACTATCGTCCGCCGGCCACGCAGCCGATCGGCGTCGGCGACACGCTGCAGATCACTCTATGGGAGGCGGCCTCCGGCGGCCTGTTCTCCTCGCCGGCGATGGACCGCGGCAGTCCCGGCTCGCGCTCGGCGGCGATACCGGATCAGACGGTCGGGCGCGACGGCTCGGTGACCGTGCCCTACGCCGGGCGCATCCAGGTGGCCGGCCGCACGCAGCAGGATGTGGAGGCGGTCATCGTCGAGCGCCTGCGCGGCAAGGCGATCGAGCCGCAGGCGCTGGTCAATGTGTCGCGCAACATCAGCAATACGGCGACGGTGACCGGCGAGGTGACGCAAGGCGCGCGTGTGCCGCTGACGCTGCGCGGCGACCGCGTGATGGACGTCATCGCCCAGGCCGGCGGCTTTCGCTCGCCGGTTCACGAGACCTTCATCAGCCTGACGCGCGGCGACCGCACCGCGCGCGCGCCGATCCAGGCGCTGCTCGCCAATCCGCGCGAGAATATTTTCGTGCGCCCCGGCGATGTGCTGACGGTGGAGCGCACGCCGCAGACCTTCACAGTGGCGGGCGCGACGGGGGCGAACGCCGTGGTGCCCTTCGATGCGCGGGGAATCACTTTGGAGGAGGCGATCGGCAAGGCCGGCGGCCTCACCGATCAGCGGGCCGATCCGGGCGGGCTGTTCGTGCTGCGCTACGAGCAATCGGCGGTGATCGCGGATTATCCGACTGTGTCGCCGCTGCTGGCGGCGCAGCGGCTGGTTCCGGTGGCCTATCATCTCGACATGCGCAATCCTGCGGCTTTGTTCACGGCGCGGAGATTCGCGATGCGGGACAAGGACATATTGTTCGTCTCCAACGCGCCGCTGACCGAGGTGGGCAAGGCGTTCCAGCTGATCTCCATGCTGACGCAGCCGGCGATCCAGGGCGCGGCGGTCGGCATGGCGGTGAAGTGA
- the dxr gene encoding 1-deoxy-D-xylulose-5-phosphate reductoisomerase, translating into MATGAGSERLVTRARGGRPKRIVLLGATGSIGRSTVDLLMRDPEGFSVAAIAGGRDHAALARTAIAVKAEFVAIRDEDGYAALKEALSGTNIQVAAGREAVIEAATREADLVVSAIVGAAGVEPTHAALALGRNVALANKECLVCAGAPFMRTAHEASARLLPIDSEHNAIFQALGGEDVSRIEKMTITASGGPFRTWTKEAIEAATVEQALNHPNWAMGPKNTIDSATLMNKGLELIEAHHIFGVPAEKLDVVVHPQSIVHGLVSFADGSVTAGLARPDMRVPIAHCLAYPERIETPAPRLDLVAIGALTFEKPDLERFPALGLALEAMRAGGGLATVLNAANEIAVEAFLAGRIGFPGIARHVAEALEAALQDGTAREPGTVEDALDIDHIVRERSRGALAMNGASGMLTLQ; encoded by the coding sequence ATGGCGACAGGGGCGGGATCGGAGCGGTTGGTCACTCGGGCGCGCGGCGGGCGGCCGAAGCGCATCGTGCTGCTCGGGGCGACGGGGTCGATCGGGCGGTCGACGGTCGATCTGCTGATGCGCGACCCGGAAGGGTTTTCCGTCGCCGCCATCGCCGGAGGGCGCGACCATGCGGCTCTCGCCAGAACGGCGATCGCGGTGAAGGCCGAATTCGTGGCGATCCGCGACGAAGACGGCTATGCGGCGCTGAAGGAGGCGCTGTCCGGCACCAATATTCAGGTCGCGGCGGGGCGCGAGGCGGTGATCGAGGCCGCGACTCGCGAGGCCGATCTCGTCGTTTCGGCCATTGTCGGCGCCGCCGGGGTCGAGCCGACCCATGCCGCTCTCGCGCTCGGGCGCAACGTCGCTCTCGCCAATAAAGAGTGCCTCGTCTGCGCCGGCGCGCCTTTCATGCGCACGGCGCATGAGGCGAGCGCCCGCCTGCTGCCGATCGACAGCGAGCATAATGCGATTTTCCAGGCGCTCGGCGGCGAGGATGTCTCGCGAATCGAGAAAATGACCATCACCGCCTCGGGCGGCCCGTTCCGCACCTGGACCAAGGAGGCGATCGAGGCCGCGACGGTGGAGCAGGCGCTCAACCATCCCAATTGGGCGATGGGGCCGAAGAATACGATCGATTCGGCCACATTGATGAACAAGGGGCTCGAGCTCATCGAGGCGCATCATATTTTCGGCGTGCCGGCCGAGAAGCTCGACGTCGTCGTGCATCCGCAATCGATCGTGCATGGGCTGGTGAGCTTTGCCGACGGCTCGGTCACGGCTGGCCTCGCCCGTCCCGATATGCGCGTGCCGATCGCCCATTGCCTCGCTTATCCCGAAAGAATCGAGACGCCGGCGCCGCGGCTCGATCTCGTCGCCATCGGCGCGCTCACTTTCGAGAAGCCGGATCTCGAGCGTTTTCCGGCGCTCGGGCTGGCGCTCGAGGCGATGCGGGCAGGCGGGGGCCTGGCGACCGTGCTCAACGCCGCCAATGAGATCGCCGTCGAGGCGTTCCTGGCCGGCCGTATCGGCTTTCCCGGAATCGCCCGCCATGTGGCGGAGGCGCTGGAGGCCGCGCTCCAGGACGGCACGGCGCGCGAGCCGGGGACGGTTGAGGACGCCCTGGATATTGACCATATTGTGAGAGAAAGGTCGCGCGGCGCCTTGGCGATGAACGGGGCTTCGGGCATGTTAACGCTTCAGTAA
- a CDS encoding isoprenyl transferase, with translation MGDGGILELGAPALAPRAAPRHVALIMDGNGRWAAARGLPRFEGHRRGVDALRKTVRAAIEFGIDYLTVYSFSVENWSRPPEEVQSLLALLHRFIRNDLAELQSNNVRVKVIGAREDLAAEIAALLLEAEQTTAANTGLTLVVAFNYGARQEIAAAARALAEEVAAGRLRPQDIDAEAIARRLDTADIPDPDLIIRTSGEQRLSNFMLWQAAYAELLFLPVHWPDFSRADFEAAIDEYAQRDRRFGGLAAAGCRAKTAS, from the coding sequence ATGGGAGACGGTGGAATATTGGAGCTGGGAGCGCCGGCATTGGCGCCGAGAGCCGCGCCGCGTCATGTGGCTTTGATCATGGACGGCAATGGGCGCTGGGCGGCGGCGCGAGGCCTGCCTCGGTTCGAGGGCCATAGGCGCGGCGTCGACGCATTGCGCAAGACGGTGCGCGCGGCGATCGAGTTCGGGATCGATTATCTGACCGTCTATTCCTTTTCTGTGGAGAACTGGTCGCGTCCGCCCGAGGAGGTGCAGAGCCTCCTCGCTCTGCTGCATCGTTTCATCCGCAATGATCTGGCGGAGCTGCAGTCCAACAATGTCCGCGTGAAGGTCATCGGCGCGCGCGAGGATCTCGCCGCCGAGATCGCCGCTCTGCTGCTCGAGGCCGAGCAGACGACCGCGGCCAACACCGGCCTCACCCTCGTCGTCGCCTTCAATTATGGCGCGCGTCAGGAGATCGCGGCGGCGGCGCGCGCGCTCGCCGAGGAGGTCGCGGCCGGCCGCCTGCGCCCGCAGGACATAGACGCCGAGGCGATCGCCCGGCGCCTCGACACGGCCGACATCCCGGATCCCGACCTCATCATCCGCACCAGCGGGGAGCAGCGCCTGTCCAATTTCATGCTGTGGCAGGCCGCCTATGCGGAATTACTGTTCCTGCCGGTTCATTGGCCGGATTTCAGCCGGGCCGATTTCGAGGCGGCGATCGACGAATATGCGCAGCGCGATCGGCGATTCGGCGGCCTCGCGGCGGCCGGTTGCAGAGCGAAGACCGCTTCATGA
- the fixJ gene encoding response regulator FixJ: MIQPPPLTSALVDESSRRICSIPQERTIRDATIHIVDDDDAVRDSLSLLLSTDGFRVRSHESASQFLASVDPGDTGCVVTDARMPEMTGIELLEAMKARRLSLPVVVITAYADVSLAVQAMKQGAFDFLEKPFDNEALIACVRLALAYEREEQFRAAETQTIEARLQTLTARESEVLERLLHGMPNKVIGRELGISVRTVEVHRANVMLKMNAGSLSELVRMSLAAEQARGKG; this comes from the coding sequence ATGATCCAGCCGCCTCCGCTGACGAGTGCGCTCGTCGACGAGTCGTCTCGTCGGATTTGTTCCATTCCGCAAGAGAGGACGATCAGAGACGCCACCATTCATATCGTCGACGACGATGACGCTGTGCGCGACTCGCTGAGCCTTCTGCTATCGACGGACGGCTTCCGGGTCAGGTCGCATGAGAGCGCCAGCCAATTCCTCGCATCGGTCGATCCGGGCGACACGGGCTGCGTGGTGACCGATGCGCGCATGCCGGAAATGACCGGCATCGAGCTGCTGGAGGCGATGAAGGCGCGGCGTCTGTCGCTGCCGGTGGTCGTCATCACCGCCTATGCCGATGTGTCGCTCGCCGTGCAGGCGATGAAGCAGGGCGCTTTCGATTTTCTGGAAAAGCCCTTCGACAATGAGGCGCTGATCGCCTGCGTGCGTCTCGCGCTCGCCTATGAGCGGGAGGAGCAGTTCCGCGCCGCGGAGACGCAGACGATCGAGGCGCGGTTGCAGACGCTCACCGCGCGCGAGAGCGAGGTGCTCGAGCGCCTGCTGCATGGAATGCCGAACAAGGTCATCGGTCGCGAGCTCGGCATCAGCGTCCGCACGGTGGAGGTCCACCGCGCCAATGTGATGCTGAAGATGAACGCCGGCAGTCTCTCCGAGCTCGTTCGCATGTCTCTCGCCGCCGAGCAGGCGCGCGGCAAAGGCTGA
- the pyrH gene encoding UMP kinase — MTDSSNPPKWKRVVVKLSGEALMGDAPHGLHAPTLERIAKDLASAAELGAQIAVVVGGGNFFRGIQGADKGIERARADSIGMLATVMNGLALEQAIEAQGRQARALSAVPMPSLCESYSRRAALHHLAKDRIVISAGGTGLPFFTTDTPAVVRAAELSADAVLKATQVDGVYTADPKRDPSARRYEQLTHDEAIAKSLAVMDTAAFALARENKIPIIVFSIADAGAIRAVLEGRGRATYVVP; from the coding sequence ATGACGGACTCGTCGAACCCGCCGAAATGGAAGAGGGTCGTCGTCAAGCTCTCGGGCGAGGCGCTGATGGGCGACGCGCCGCACGGCCTCCACGCCCCGACATTGGAGCGGATCGCCAAGGATCTCGCCTCGGCGGCCGAGCTCGGCGCACAGATCGCCGTCGTCGTCGGCGGCGGCAATTTCTTTCGCGGCATTCAAGGCGCGGACAAAGGCATAGAGCGCGCGCGCGCCGATTCGATCGGAATGCTCGCGACGGTGATGAACGGCCTCGCCCTCGAGCAGGCGATCGAGGCGCAGGGCCGGCAGGCGCGGGCGCTCTCGGCCGTGCCCATGCCCTCGCTCTGCGAATCCTACTCGCGGCGGGCGGCGCTGCATCATCTCGCCAAGGACCGCATCGTCATTTCCGCCGGCGGCACGGGCCTGCCCTTTTTCACCACCGACACGCCCGCCGTCGTGCGCGCCGCCGAGCTTTCGGCCGACGCCGTGCTGAAGGCGACCCAGGTCGACGGCGTCTATACGGCGGACCCCAAGCGCGACCCTTCCGCGCGCCGCTACGAGCAGCTGACCCATGACGAGGCCATCGCCAAGAGCCTCGCCGTGATGGACACCGCCGCCTTCGCTCTTGCTCGCGAGAACAAGATTCCCATAATCGTGTTTTCCATCGCCGATGCGGGCGCGATCCGCGCGGTGCTGGAAGGACGAGGGCGGGCCACTTATGTCGTTCCGTGA
- the hpnA gene encoding hopanoid-associated sugar epimerase, with amino-acid sequence MTSDTRDIALVTGASGFIGGAVAALLHEQGFRVRAFVRPTSPRANLRPQYEIFEGDVTDRESLRAALRGVRYLFHVAADYRLWAPDPRAVMRTNVDGTRIVMEEALRAGVERIVHTSSVATLAPDASGLCDETRRLEVCDRLGAYKRSKLLSERLVEEMVEREALPAIIVNPSAPLGPGDVRPTPTGRIVLEAMRGNIPAYVDTGLAVVHVADVAAGHLAALRLGRVGERYILGGENVELSELLAEVANLSGRRPPRVRLPRWPLLPLAHVNEALARVTGREPFLNVESLRLSATTMFFDDAKARRELGYRSRPYRHALADAVEWFGARAIDKREARRDARRAARSANRRLRPCARPRDGAILRAWHFS; translated from the coding sequence ATGACGAGCGACACGCGCGATATCGCCCTCGTCACAGGCGCGAGCGGTTTCATCGGAGGGGCCGTCGCGGCCCTGCTGCACGAGCAGGGCTTTCGCGTGCGCGCCTTTGTGCGGCCGACGAGCCCGCGCGCCAACCTCCGCCCGCAATATGAGATTTTCGAAGGCGATGTGACCGATCGCGAGAGCCTGCGGGCTGCGCTTCGCGGCGTGCGTTATCTCTTCCATGTCGCCGCCGACTACCGGCTCTGGGCGCCCGATCCGCGCGCGGTGATGCGCACCAATGTGGACGGAACCCGCATAGTGATGGAGGAGGCGCTGCGCGCCGGCGTCGAGCGCATCGTCCATACGAGCAGCGTCGCGACGCTCGCGCCCGACGCCTCCGGCCTCTGCGACGAGACGCGCCGGCTCGAGGTCTGCGACCGCCTCGGTGCCTATAAGCGCAGCAAGCTCCTCTCCGAGCGCCTGGTCGAGGAGATGGTCGAGCGCGAGGCTCTGCCGGCCATCATCGTCAATCCATCCGCGCCGCTCGGGCCCGGCGACGTCCGCCCGACGCCAACGGGGCGCATCGTGCTCGAGGCGATGCGCGGCAATATACCGGCCTATGTCGACACGGGCCTCGCCGTCGTCCATGTGGCCGATGTCGCCGCCGGCCATCTCGCCGCTCTGCGCCTCGGGCGAGTCGGCGAGCGCTACATTCTCGGCGGCGAGAATGTCGAGCTCTCCGAGCTGCTCGCCGAGGTGGCGAATCTCAGCGGCCGCCGCCCGCCGCGTGTGCGGCTGCCGCGCTGGCCGCTGCTGCCCCTCGCCCATGTCAATGAGGCGCTGGCGCGCGTTACAGGCCGCGAGCCTTTCCTCAATGTCGAGAGCCTGCGCCTGTCGGCGACGACCATGTTCTTCGACGACGCCAAGGCGCGCCGCGAGCTCGGCTACCGTTCGCGGCCCTATCGCCATGCGCTCGCCGATGCGGTCGAATGGTTCGGCGCGCGCGCCATCGACAAGCGCGAGGCGCGGCGAGACGCGCGCCGGGCGGCGCGCTCGGCGAATAGGCGTCTGCGCCCTTGCGCGCGGCCTCGCGACGGGGCAATTCTCCGCGCGTGGCACTTTTCATGA
- a CDS encoding NifU family protein, translated as MFIQTETTPNPSTLKFLPGRPVLAEGAREFRTPEAAAASPLAGALLSIDGVEAVMFGPDFVSVTKTDAEWAHLKPAILGTIMEHFSSGQPIVIDAAEAAPAEFFDPADAETVTQIKELIVTRVRPAVANDGGDITFRGFRDGIVYVAMKGSCSGCPSSTATLKNGIENMLRHFVPAVASVQQV; from the coding sequence ATGTTCATCCAGACCGAGACCACGCCCAACCCCTCCACGCTGAAGTTCCTGCCCGGCCGCCCCGTCCTCGCCGAGGGCGCGCGCGAGTTCCGCACGCCGGAGGCCGCCGCCGCCTCGCCGCTCGCCGGCGCGCTGCTGTCGATCGACGGCGTCGAGGCGGTGATGTTCGGCCCCGATTTCGTCTCCGTGACCAAGACGGACGCCGAATGGGCGCATCTGAAGCCGGCCATCCTCGGCACGATCATGGAGCATTTCAGCTCCGGCCAGCCGATCGTGATCGACGCCGCCGAGGCCGCCCCGGCCGAATTTTTCGATCCTGCAGACGCAGAGACCGTGACGCAGATCAAGGAGCTGATCGTGACGCGGGTGCGCCCGGCGGTCGCCAATGACGGCGGCGACATTACTTTCCGCGGCTTTCGCGACGGAATCGTCTATGTGGCCATGAAGGGCTCCTGCTCGGGCTGCCCCTCCTCCACCGCCACGCTCAAGAACGGCATAGAGAATATGCTGCGCCATTTCGTGCCGGCGGTCGCCTCGGTGCAGCAGGTTTGA
- a CDS encoding CDP-archaeol synthase codes for MREPSRPGAAIAGDKSARFADLGPRIGSAAALIATALAALYVGGDAFALFWLLAGFAVSWEWQSIVGGEMALARFALGGASLAGATAFAAHGGGPAALASLAFFAAILSILAGPGRRLWAPAGLLYAGSLIVSTNVLRHSPDYGALSIAWLFAVVWGTDVMAYFGGRLIGGPKLWPRVSPGKTWSGTLVGVVSGALAGVGVVYLSRWSGSATLPLFGVGLVAAALAQAGDLFESWIKRRFGVKDSSRLIPGHGGVMDRVDGFIFASAFAAMLGGLRGQESLAAGIFIW; via the coding sequence ATGAGAGAGCCTTCCAGGCCTGGCGCCGCCATCGCCGGCGACAAGAGCGCGCGATTCGCGGATCTCGGCCCGCGCATCGGCTCGGCGGCGGCGCTGATCGCGACGGCGCTCGCCGCTCTCTATGTCGGCGGCGACGCTTTCGCCCTGTTCTGGCTGCTCGCCGGTTTCGCCGTGTCCTGGGAATGGCAGAGCATCGTCGGCGGCGAGATGGCGCTCGCCCGATTCGCTCTCGGCGGCGCTTCGCTCGCCGGGGCGACGGCTTTCGCCGCCCATGGCGGCGGCCCGGCCGCCTTGGCCTCGCTGGCCTTCTTCGCGGCCATTCTCTCCATTTTGGCGGGGCCGGGGCGACGGCTCTGGGCGCCGGCCGGCCTGCTCTACGCCGGCTCGCTGATCGTCTCGACCAATGTGCTGCGCCATTCGCCCGATTATGGCGCGCTGTCCATCGCCTGGCTGTTCGCCGTCGTCTGGGGAACCGATGTGATGGCCTATTTCGGCGGCAGGCTGATCGGCGGGCCGAAGCTCTGGCCGCGCGTCTCGCCGGGCAAGACCTGGTCGGGCACGCTCGTCGGCGTCGTCAGCGGCGCGCTCGCGGGCGTCGGCGTCGTCTATCTCAGCCGCTGGAGCGGCTCGGCGACTCTGCCGCTGTTCGGCGTCGGCCTCGTCGCGGCGGCGCTGGCGCAGGCGGGCGATCTCTTCGAATCCTGGATCAAGCGGCGTTTCGGCGTCAAGGATTCGAGCCGGCTCATCCCCGGCCATGGCGGCGTGATGGATCGCGTCGACGGCTTCATCTTCGCCAGCGCCTTCGCGGCCATGCTCGGCGGATTGCGCGGTCAGGAGTCCCTGGCCGCCGGTATTTTCATCTGGTAG
- a CDS encoding CDP-alcohol phosphatidyltransferase family protein, producing the protein MANRLNTSLLATGERRVLQALAPRLPAWTTPDHLTAVGLAGAAATAAGFALTHWSAWFLWAVVAGLFLNWFGDSLDGTLARHRGIERPRYGFLLDHSSDLIAQSLIVVGLGVSPYFTLPSALFVLSLYLLMSSYTYLRVATAGVHRLSYGGMGATEFRILVASWSLFAYWLGPQVVEARLWRFTVLDVTVGAASAIAFTLFVWMVRQDLARMERDDDHETATVHRLPTRRPAAEPALAEPAQELDSELPSASAG; encoded by the coding sequence TTGGCGAACCGATTGAATACGAGCCTGTTGGCGACTGGCGAGCGGCGCGTGCTGCAGGCGTTGGCGCCTCGACTTCCCGCCTGGACGACGCCGGATCATTTGACCGCCGTGGGGTTGGCGGGGGCGGCGGCGACGGCCGCCGGCTTCGCGCTGACCCATTGGTCGGCGTGGTTTCTATGGGCGGTGGTCGCCGGCTTGTTCCTGAACTGGTTCGGCGATTCGCTGGACGGGACGCTGGCCCGCCATCGCGGGATCGAGCGTCCGCGCTACGGATTTCTTCTCGATCATTCGAGCGATCTGATCGCGCAGAGCCTGATCGTGGTGGGGCTCGGGGTCTCGCCCTATTTCACTCTGCCGTCGGCGCTGTTCGTGCTGTCGCTCTATCTTCTGATGAGCTCCTACACATATCTGCGCGTGGCGACGGCGGGGGTGCATCGCCTGTCCTATGGCGGCATGGGCGCGACGGAGTTTCGCATATTGGTGGCGTCCTGGAGCCTTTTCGCCTATTGGCTGGGGCCGCAGGTGGTGGAGGCGCGTCTTTGGCGCTTCACGGTTCTGGACGTGACGGTCGGGGCCGCTTCGGCGATCGCTTTCACGCTGTTCGTGTGGATGGTTCGGCAGGATCTGGCGCGGATGGAGCGCGACGACGATCACGAGACGGCGACGGTTCACCGTCTGCCGACGCGCCGCCCCGCGGCCGAGCCGGCTCTGGCCGAGCCGGCGCAAGAGCTCGACAGCGAGCTCCCCAGCGCTTCCGCCGGCTGA